The following proteins come from a genomic window of Notamacropus eugenii isolate mMacEug1 chromosome X, mMacEug1.pri_v2, whole genome shotgun sequence:
- the TENT5D gene encoding terminal nucleotidyltransferase 5D produces the protein MSENLESRFSKLSWDQVKILDKVLSEVTPIHGRGNFPTMDVKTKDMILVIRDELQKREIIIKEIRLNGSTASHILTNQKGTSYKDLDIIFGIGYLGELEFQIVKDTLLNCLLDFLPKGVIKKKITAQLMNEAYVQKMVKVSNEHDRWSLISLSNNAGKNMEFKFVDSIRRQFEFSVDSFQIILNSLLDVYRDANYVLSEESFPVMVAESMYGDFEQAMYHLQHKLISTRNPEEIRGGGLLKYSDLLVHGFKPASEPEIKTLERYMCSRFFIDFPEVTEQQRRIECYLRNHFIGEEQIKYDYLMTLRGVINESTVCLMGHERRQTLNMITIMALKVLGEQNIIPNTANVTCYYQPAPYVTNRNFHSYYVAHGHPYFYQSYPLHINLQGGLL, from the coding sequence ATGTCTGAAAACTTAGAAAGCAGATTCAGCAAACTCTCCTGGGATCAAGTTAAAATACTCGATAAAGTGTTAAGTGAAGTGACACCAATTCATGGAAGAGGAAATtttccaacaatggatgtgaaAACAAAGGATATGATCCTTGTGATACGTGATGAGCTCCAAAAAAGAGAGATTATTATTAAAGAAATCCGTCTGAATGGTTCAACAGCTAGCCACATCCTTACAAACCAGAAAGGAACCTCTTACAAGGATCTTGACATCATTTTTGGTATTGGGTATCTAGGTGAGCTGGAATTTCAGATTGTTAAGGACACTCTTCTGAATTGTCTGCTAGATTTCTTACCAAAAGGTGTCATCAAAAAAAAGATCACAGCACAGCTCATGAATGAAGCTTATGTTCAGAAGATGGTGAAAGTTTCCAACGAACATGACCGCTGGAGTCTCATTTCTCTGTCAAACAACGCTGGGAAGAACATGGAATTCAAATTTGTTGATTCCATTAGACGTCAGTTTGAATTCAGTGTCGATTCCTTTCAGATAATCCTAAACAGCCTTCTAGATGTCTACAGAGATGCCAATTATGTGCTGAGTGAAGAGTCTTTCCCTGTTATGGTGGCAGAGAGCATGTATGGAGACTTCGAACAAGCAATGTATCATCTGCAACACAAGCTTATTTCCACCAGAAATCCTGAAGAAATTAGAGGTGGAGGCCTTCTCAAGTACAGCGACCTACTGGTCCATGGCTTCAAACCAGCAAGTGAGCCAGAAATCAAAACCCTGGAACGTTACATGTGTTCCAGATTCTTcattgattttcctgaagtgacAGAGCAACAAAGAAGGATCGAGTGCTACCTACGTAACCATTTCATAGGTGAAGAGCAGATAAAGTATGACTACCTTATGACCTTGCGTGGCGTTATCAACGAAAGCACCGTTTGCCTCATGGGGCATGAAAGAAGACAAACCCTGAATATGATCACCATTATGGCTCTAAAAGTGCTCGGAGAACAAAATATCATACCTAACACAGCCAACGTAACCTGCTATTACCAGCCTGCTCCATATGTTACCAACAGAAATTTCCACAGCTACTATGTGGCTCATGGACATCCATACTTCTATCAGTCATACCCACTGCACATTAATCTGCAGGGTGGTTTGCTTTAA